In a single window of the Natronoarchaeum mannanilyticum genome:
- a CDS encoding DUF7563 family protein, translated as MPHCENCGGFVTRNFVRVFGDNHDNVQGCMECCDRTAVREGGVVAEPTT; from the coding sequence ATGCCACACTGTGAGAACTGCGGTGGATTCGTCACCCGGAACTTCGTCCGAGTGTTCGGAGACAACCACGACAACGTGCAGGGGTGCATGGAGTGTTGCGATCGAACCGCGGTCAGAGAAGGCGGCGTCGTCGCGGAACCGACCACTTGA
- a CDS encoding tyrosine-type recombinase/integrase, whose protein sequence is MEDSDEQPADRDAIPGEDVGVSTIETAVQARLDALDAGNYRANTELVLEGFAEFLREERGVDDLKELTVLDCRRYAQHLRNRADDPDDALSAASTHANGPYFTIVRAFLSWCVDDERLDANPARPNRVRDALPEYHGDRDRQFWSSEARDALLDALDERVRVELDESQDPDPTPFRDRAVVAMLAFTGVRGAEVFADPRDEHRDGLRWGDVDLDRGVARVLGKTRERQSIALTDGVVDALDRYRRVLAPPTDEWPVFPTRHRPSLAGAAREGLADRGWAGEDIEAALDEHGSSELLRRHGIAPPALSKNGARNLMQRLCESAGVDVDGEYLKPHGGRRALGDRLYAADAELAQETLRHESIETTHDAYREQNAVERRERIEDVLDEE, encoded by the coding sequence ATGGAGGACTCGGACGAGCAACCGGCTGATCGGGACGCAATCCCCGGAGAAGACGTCGGGGTGAGCACAATAGAGACGGCCGTCCAGGCGCGTCTCGACGCGCTCGATGCTGGCAACTACCGGGCGAACACCGAGCTCGTACTGGAGGGGTTCGCCGAGTTCCTTCGCGAGGAGCGAGGCGTCGACGACCTGAAGGAGCTGACGGTACTGGACTGCCGGCGCTACGCTCAGCACCTGCGCAACCGTGCAGACGATCCCGACGACGCGCTGTCGGCGGCCTCGACCCACGCCAACGGGCCGTACTTCACGATCGTGCGCGCGTTCCTCTCGTGGTGCGTCGACGACGAACGACTCGACGCCAACCCGGCCCGGCCGAACCGGGTCCGCGACGCCCTCCCGGAGTACCACGGCGATCGAGATCGACAGTTCTGGTCATCCGAAGCGCGGGACGCCCTGCTCGACGCGCTCGACGAGCGCGTTCGCGTAGAGCTGGACGAGTCTCAAGACCCAGACCCGACGCCGTTTCGCGACCGTGCGGTCGTCGCGATGCTGGCGTTCACCGGCGTCCGCGGCGCCGAGGTGTTCGCCGATCCCCGCGACGAGCACCGCGACGGCCTCCGCTGGGGCGACGTCGACCTCGACCGCGGCGTCGCCCGCGTGCTCGGGAAGACCCGCGAGCGTCAGTCGATCGCGCTGACCGACGGCGTCGTCGACGCGCTCGACCGGTACCGGCGCGTCCTGGCGCCGCCGACCGACGAGTGGCCGGTGTTCCCGACCCGCCACCGGCCGTCGCTGGCCGGCGCGGCGCGAGAGGGGCTCGCCGATCGTGGATGGGCGGGCGAAGATATCGAGGCCGCGCTGGACGAGCACGGTTCGTCGGAACTGCTGCGCCGCCACGGGATCGCGCCGCCGGCGCTCTCGAAAAACGGCGCCCGGAATCTCATGCAGCGGCTCTGCGAGTCGGCCGGCGTCGACGTCGACGGCGAGTACCTCAAACCCCACGGCGGCCGCCGGGCGCTGGGCGATCGGCTGTACGCCGCCGACGCCGAGCTGGCCCAGGAGACGCTGCGCCACGAGTCGATCGAGACGACCCACGACGCCTACCGGGAACAGAACGCCGTGGAGCGACGCGAGCGGATCGAGGACGTACTGGACGAAGAGTGA